One window of the Podospora pseudopauciseta strain CBS 411.78 chromosome 4, whole genome shotgun sequence genome contains the following:
- a CDS encoding hypothetical protein (COG:A; EggNog:ENOG503NXAN) gives MSNNNIAEFPDVQVKLQQPKEKSAFERQKAEIEAKRLREEAETAAALAEFQKEFGGDDEEDKLPRGSHQTSRFGNGPPTRPAFNSPSPFGGGAGKRHFGLPSGPSLKSGPGSLGPPPPSYGKKRTFDGFQQDRDRERGRNWDRSGFEDREAGSLTVSKAFEASDDEGETTAVSGRAEEKAASRPTLRLSNLPPGRSPAFIKSLIPANLTVEDVKIVPPAGPTGADRGTERKSVSAIVTLSKETPAAEIDAAVSTLQNRYLGFGFFLSLHRHLSSAAISSGLTALHPSTSVISHPFGAKKVEEILRPHGSHSVSSHRGYAPPTHYGPPMSGSVNRSGILHVPVSPPRDIKQLRMIHKVIESVLEHGPQLEALLMSRPDVQQEEKWAWLWDARSEGGIWYRWRLWEIVTGLQSTDKVKYWPLFEGSHAWKAPAQRLAYEYVTGVDEFVSEPEYDSSEDEDFDDEQGRQGEHNEQEDTFLNPIEKSKLSHLLSRLPTTTTKIRKGDIARIATFAITHASRGADEVVEMIVSNIEQPFAYTSANPDYKRDGKEKDEGSRDASPAPDDKLGSGGLDTSAASLLGLYVVSDILSSSSTSGIRHAWRYRQLFENALRAHKTFEKLGMVVDKLGWGRIRADRWKRAVELVLSLWESWCVFPVETHEYFVNSFNNPPALKKPVDVGGTEQKVGKWKPVETEAGAKEKDHGFLPISTKLSTDQDDENDHYLEDVLESRDGDVELQSPYMYYTSVLDEFSDLDLDGVPYDDDDDDENGVSGDVSMPQPTTTEPPADKVETKIIGGFSMSAAKAAPVKKRMRAVDMFAGSDSD, from the coding sequence ATGTCGAACAATAACATTGCCGAATTTCCTGATGTTCAGGTTAAACTCCAACAGCCAAAGGAAAAGTCAGCATTCGAGAGACAAAAAGCAGAGATCGAGGCGAAGCGCCTGCGCGAAGAGGCCGAGACGGCAGCTGCCCTTGCCGAATTCCAAAAGGAATTTGGAGgcgacgacgaagaggatAAGCTTCCTCGAGGCTCTCACCAGACATCGAGATTTGGGAATGGCCCGCCCACTCGACCAGCTTTCAACAGCCCGTCACcttttggaggtggtgcagGCAAGCGACATTTCGGCCTTCCTTCGGGGCCCTCGTTGAAGAGCGGTCCTGGGAGTTTgggacctcctccgccatcatACGGCAAGAAGCGAACGTTTGATGGGTTTCAGCAGGACCGAGATCGAGAGAGGGGACGAAACTGGGATAGGTCGGGCTTCGAAGATCGAGAGGCGGGATCCTTGACCGTGTCCAAAGCTTTCGAGGccagtgatgatgaaggcGAGACAACGGCTGTTTCTGGCCgtgccgaggagaaggcggctTCGAGACCTACCCTACGTTTGTCCAACTTGCCACCAGGCAGATCACCGGCATTCATCAAGTCTCTGATACCGGCAAACTTGACTGTGGAGGATGTCAAGATCGTGCCACCAGCGGGACCGACCGGTGCTGACCGTGGCACGGAGAGAAAGTCGGTATCAGCGATAGTTACGCTGTCAAAGGAAACCCCTGCTGCTGAAATTGATGCCGCAGTCAGCACGCTGCAGAATCGCTATCTAGGCTTCggttttttcctttctttgcACAGACAtctctcctcggccgccatTTCGTCAGGGCTTACAGCTCTGCACCCTTCGACCTCAGTGATATCACACCCATTTGGGGCGAAGAAGGTCGAGGAAATTTTGAGGCCGCATGGCTCACATTCGGTGAGCTCCCACCGCGGCTATGCGCCTCCTACCCACTATGGCCCTCCCATGAGTGGTTCCGTCAACCGAAGTGGTATCCTCCACGTTCCTGTCAGCCCGCCACGGGATATCAAACAACTTCGCATGATACACAAAGTCATCGAGTCGGTCCTGGAGCATGGGCCACAGCTGGAGGCCCTCCTTATGTCTCGCCCGGATGTGCAACAAGAGGAAAAGTGGGCATGGCTATGGGATGCGCGCAGTGAGGGTGGTATCTGGTACCGCTGGAGGCTGTGGGAAATCGTGACGGGTTTGCAGTCCACAGACAAGGTCAAGTATTGGCCATTGTTTGAGGGAAGCCATGCCTGGAAAGCACCAGCACAACGGCTTGCCTACGAATATGTCACAGGTGTCGATGAGTTTGTCTCAGAGCCCGAGTATGATTCTTCTGAAGATGAGGATTTCGATGACGAGCAGGGTCGACAGGGCGAGCACAACGAGCAGGAGGATACATTTTTAAACCCCATTGAAAAGTCAAAGCTGTCCCACTTGTTGTCTCGactaccaacaacaacaaccaagatCAGGAAAGGAGACATTGCGCGCATAGCAACATTTGCCATCACGCACGCCAGCCGAGGAGCCGATGAAGTTGTCGAAATGATTGTGTCCAACATCGAGCAACCATTCGCATATACCTCGGCCAATCCAGACTACAAACGTGATGGGAAAGAGAAGGACGAGGGCTCGCGCGATGCCTCTCCTGCTCCAGACGACAAACTTGGATCCGGTGGGCTTGACACTAGCGCAGCGTCACTTCTCGGCCTTTATGTGGTCAGTGACATTTTgtcctcttcatccaccAGCGGCATCCGCCATGCATGGCGGTATCGTCAATTATTCGAGAACGCGCTTCGAGCCCACAAGACGTTTGAGAAGCTGGGAATGGTGGTGGATAAGCTAGGCTGGGGACGGATCCGGGCCGACAGGTGGAAGCGCGCCGTAGAACTGGTGCTAAGCCTCTGGGAGAGTTGGTGTGTGTTTCCGGTTGAAACCCACGAGTATTTCGTCAACAGTTTCAACAACCCACCAGCTCTGAAGAAGCCGGTGGACGTTGGCGGAACAGAGCAAAAGGTGGGCAAATGGAAGCCAGTGGAGACAGAAGCTGGCGCAAAAGAGAAGGACCACGGCTTTTTGCCGATCTCGACAAAGCTATCGACTGACCAGGACGACGAAAATGACCACTACTTGGAGGATGTTTTGGAATCTcgtgatggtgatgtcgagcTCCAGTCACCCTACATGTACTACACCTCGGTGCTGGATGAGTTCTCTGACCTGGACCTCGACGGTGTCCCatatgacgacgacgacgacgacgagaatGGGGTCAGCGGAGATGTGAGCATGCCGCAACCGACAACGACAGAGCCACCAGCAGATAAGGTGGAAACCAAGATCATAGGAGGCTTTTCCATGTCGGCGGCGAAGGCTGCGCCAGTGAAGAAGCGGATGCGTGCAGTGGACATGTTTGCGGGGTCTGACTCTGATTAG
- the NDC80 gene encoding kinetochore-associated Ndc80 complex subunit ndc80 (COG:D; EggNog:ENOG503NUWD; BUSCO:EOG092619RJ) translates to MSSRRPRETLGGLNLNSAIPQPPSAMKRQSHIGSIGGPTSHARSMSGSRHSLALQRPNQPMFQRSSSGTNLADVGLSSVKRASVSAYTGAGSNTTSLKPSYHTTGGGPSSSQDNDRRSSVYRARPSGVGGPSSSGMGIPTGGHQSFFQQAPQAAGVPRDPRPLRDRSYQNRLGQELVEYLAQNNFEMEMSHKLSDNFIKSPTQKDFNFMFQWLYRRIDPSYRFQKNIDQEVPPLLKQMRYPYEKSITKSQIAAVGGQNWSTFLGLLHWMMQLAQMLDRYAHNQYDEACLEAGVDVTGDTIIFNFLTRAYQNWLNMDDDAGDEDVEAALAPHVERMAAEFHDGNAKYYEELKMLEAENERLQKEIEELEKSTPDPAVLDNHFKIMQEDRAKFEEYNTLVSEKSDRYEAKNRILQQELEKLVDEVREAEEERRRLQRAVDEQGISMQDIDRMTGNRERLQREIESANLRLEEVKRKVLDRELEASRRLEELERAVDKFNTVAYQIGLIPATAVNAKGKEYELQVTVNDGPSDFSSSLGPSSSAAAGQGGGGDRLLQDSTTGYQPAHILNLDLRGEVKNSFLVLRKEVSERRKQALDVMMEDHDLLDRAKEAIEDKRNEVEALQHRVRAAEEEYEKTKESTSAQKMASDAQIEKMEKELAKMRSQLSESVQLMEQREMNTNIEYEQLTLRANALREELHTETMRMLNDVIKFKMHVQKNLEEYESFVADELEKELGSDEMRDDTQAIDM, encoded by the exons ATGTCGAGCCGTCGACCGCGCGAGACCCTCGGGGGTCTCAACCTCAACTCTGCCAtcccccagcccccctcCGCCATGAAGCGACAATCCCACATTGGCAGCATCGGCGGCCCAACCAGCCATGCGCGCTCCATGTCCGGCTCGCGCCACTCCCTGGCCCTGCAACGTCCAAACCAGCCCATGTTCCagcgctcctcctccggcaccaACCTAGCCGACGTAGGTCTCTCCTCGGTCAAGCGCGCCTCGGTATCGGCCTACACCGGCGCcggcagcaacaccacctccctaaAACCGTCCTACCACACCACCGGCGGAGGACCCTCGAGCAGTCAAGACAACGACCGCCGCAGCAGCGTCTACCGGGCCCGTCCCTCGGGCGTCGGCGGCCCGAGCAGCAGCGGGATGGGCATCCCAACGGGTGGCCACCAAAGCTTCTTCCAACAAGCCCCCCAAGCAGCCGGCGTCCCCCGCGACCCCCGTCCCCTCCGAGACCGGTCCTACCAGAACCGACTGGGCCAGGAACTCGTCGAATACCTCGCCCAAAACAACTTTGAGATGGAAATGAGCCACAAGCTCTCGGACAACTTCATCAAGTCCCCCACCCAAAAAGACTTCAATTTCATGTTCCAGTGGCTCTACAGGCGCATCGACCCCAGCTATCGCTTCCAGAAGAACATTGACCAAGAAGTGCCCCCCCTCCTGAAGCAAATGCGCTACCCATACGAGAAGAGCATCACGAAATCCCAAATCGCGGCCGTGGGGGGACAGAACTGGAGCACGTTTCTGGGTTTGCTGCACTGGATGATGCAGCTGGCGCAGATGCTCGATCGGTATGCTCACAACCAGTATGATGAGGCTTGTCTGGAGGCTGGGGTCGACGTCACGGGGGACACCATTATTTTCAACTTCTTGACGCGAGCATACCAGAACTGGCTCAACATGGATGATGACgcgggggatgaggatgtcgAGGCCGCGCTGGCGCCGCAtgtggagaggatggcggcCGAGTTTCACGACGGGAATGCAAAGTACTAtgaggagctcaagatgCTGGAGGCGGAGAACGAGAGGTTGCAGAAAGAgattgaggagctggagaagagcaCGCCTGACCCGGCGGTGCTGGACAATCACTTCAAGATCATGCAGGAGGACAGGGCCAAGTTTGAGGAGTACAACACGTTGGTTTCGGAAAAGTCCGACAGGTACGAGGCGAAGAATCGGATTCTGCAGCaggagttggagaagctggtcgacgaggtgagggaggcggaggaggagaggaggaggctgcagagGGCGGTGGATGAGCAGGGGATCAGCATGCAGGATATCGACCGGATGACTGGGAACCGGGAGCGTCTGCAGAGGGAGATAGAGTCTGCCAATCTGCGGCTGGAGGAAGTGAAGCGGAAGGTGCTGGAtcgggagctggaggcgagcaggaggttggaggagctggagagggcggtggacAAGTTCAACACGGTGGCCTATCAGATCGGGCTGATACCGGCCACTGCGGTCAACGCCAAGGGGAAGGAGTACGAGCTACAGGTTACGGTGAATGATGGGCCGTCGGACTTTTCGTCGTCGCTGgggccgtcgtcgtcggccgCGGCGGgacaagggggagggggagatagGCTTCTGCAGGACTCGACGACGGGGTATCAGCCGGCACATATCCTGAACTTGGACCTGCGCGGGGAGGTTAAGAACAGCTTCTTGGTGCTGAGGAAGGAGGTGTCGGAACGGAGAAAACAGGCGCTGGAcgtgatgatggaggatcATGACCTGCTGGACCGGGCCAAGGAGGCGATTGAGGACAAGAGGAACGAGGTGGAGGCGCTGCAGCACCGGGtgagggcggcggaggaggagtatgAGAAGACCAAGGAGTCGACGAGCGCGCAAAAGATGGCGAGCGACGCGCAGattgagaagatggagaaggagctggccaagatgaGGTCGCAGCTGAGCGAGAGCGTGCAGCTGATGGAGCAGAGGGAGATGAATACGAACATTGA GTACGAACAGTTGACGCTGCGGGCGAACGCGCTCAGGGAGGAGCTGCATACCGAGACGATGCGCATGCTGAACGACGTGATCAAGTTCAAGATGCACGTTCAGAAGAACTTGGAGGAGTACGAGAGCTTCGTGGCGgacgagctggagaaggagttggggagTGACGAGATGAGAGATGATACCCAGGCTATTGACATGTAg
- the tbp1 gene encoding TATA-binding protein (TBP) (EggNog:ENOG503NUCG; COG:K; BUSCO:EOG09264HTG) — protein sequence MDAIQTHPTSAAQAKAFTAPGSLSFPTGHADLNQSVAGNGTVANGAQQSGVQTTNGAGVTPATPAATPGAASAGPSGITPTLQNIVATVNLDCRLDLKTIALHARNAEYNPKRFAAVIMRIREPKTTALIFASGKMVVTGAKSEDDSKLASRKYARIIQKLGFNAKFTDFKIQNIVGSCDIKFPIRLEGLASKHHNFSSYEPELFPGLIYRMIKPKIVLLIFVSGKIVLTGAKVREEIYQAFEMIYPVLQDFRKM from the exons ATGGATGCGATTCAAACCCACCCCACGAGCGCTGCCCAGGCCAAGGCGTTCACTGCCCCCGgttctctctctttccccACCGGACATGCCGATCTGAATCAGTCGGTCGCGGGCAATGGCACTGTCGCGAATGGCGCACAGCAGTCGGGCGTCCAAACCACCAACGGTGCTGGGGTGACTCCCGCGACCCCCGCTGCGACGCCGGGCGCCGCTTCAGCTGGACCCAGTGGTATCACACCCACTCTTCA GAACATTGTCGCAACTGTCAATCTTGACTGCCGTCTGGACCTGAAGACAATTGCGCTGCACGCTCGCAATGCTGAG TACAACCCCAAGCGTTTCGCCGCTGTTATCATGCGTATCCGTGAGCCCAAGACCACCGCTTTGATCTTTGCGTCGGGCAAGATGGTCGTCACTGGCGCCAAGTCGGAAGATGACTCCAAGCTTGCTTCCCGCAAGTATGCCCGTATCATTCAGAAGCTCGGCTTCAACGCCAAGTTCACCGACTTCAAAATCCAGAACATTGTGGGTTCTTGCGACATCAAGTTCCCCATCCGTCTGGAGGGTCTTGCTTCCAAGCATCACAACTTCAGCTCCTACGAGCCCGAGTTGTTCCCCGGTCTCATCTACCGCATGATCAAGCCCAAGATTGTgctcctcatcttcgtcaGCGGCAAGATTGTTCTCACAGGCGCGAAAGTTCGCGAGGAGATCTATCAAGCTTTCGAGATGATCTATCCCGTGTTGCAGG ATTTCCGCAAGATGTAG
- a CDS encoding hypothetical protein (EggNog:ENOG503NUZZ; COG:E) — protein MTSSLPQHSSSSTTTTTTNNNNNNNTNPPSSILIVGSGLFGLSTAYALTRRHEFINTSITVIDRSDPSSQSTFPSPDAASIDTSRIVRADYADHAYATLCDEAQLIWRQQDKPTDLGAQGRYHETGLLVVGDATSAAPVADPPVEGGASESSHKKLTGMDYARKSWENVSSLASRDPMLAERIRELPNADAICEVLGTGGSSGAWGYINYNSGWTDAGASMAWLYEQVRQTGRVNFIAGTVESLEHDDTGVTGVRLQDQRILTADLVMVAAGAWTGSFVDLDGQAVATGQVLGYLNITEEEQEILGKMPVILNLSSGLFIIPPTNRVLKVARHAYGYTNPRTVHFPPLPVSPTATSNCLVSIPRTSLHDPDLVIPAEGEADLRAALREMTPLPGLVDRPFTKTRLCWYSDTRTADFLIDYHPHWKNLFVATGDSGHAFKFLPVIGDKIVDCIQRNCPPEFKEKWAWKEGEGANALFTEDGSRGGKPGLILEEELLKALSV, from the coding sequence ATGActtcttcccttcctcaacattcttcctcttccaccaccaccaccaccaccaacaacaacaacaacaacaacacgaACCCCCCGTCCTCCATTCTCATTGTTGGCTCGGGTCTCTTTGGCCTCTCCACAGCCTATGCTCTCACTCGTCGCCATGAGTTCATCAACACCTCCATAACTGTCATTGACAGGTCCGACCCCTCCTCTCAGTCTACATTCCCATCCCCCGATGCCGCGTCCATTGACACAAGCCGCATTGTCAGGGCAGACTACGCCGACCACGCGTATGCCACTCTGTGTGATGAAGCTCAGCTGATATGGCGCCAACAAGACAAGCCCACAGATCTCGGCGCCCAGGGCCGTTACCACGAAACAGgtctcctcgtcgtcggcgaTGCCACCTCTGCCGCGCCAGTCGCGGACCCTCCCGTAGAGGGTGGCGCGAGTGAGTCTTCCCACAAGAAGCTAACCGGCATGGATTATGCCCGCAAGAGCTGGGAGAACGTTTCATCTCTGGCCTCTCGTGACCCAATGCTCGCCGAGCGCATCCGAGAGCTCCCGAACGCCGACGCGATCTGCGAGGTTCTCGGGACCGGTGGCAGCTCTGGAGCTTGGGGATATATCAACTACAACAGCGGCTGGACAGACGCCGGCGCGTCGATGGCATGGCTCTACGAGCAAGTCAGACAGACCGGACGCGTCAACTTCATTGCTGGCACAGTGGAGTCTCTGGAGCACGATGACACCGGTGTGACAGGAGTGAGGCTACAAGACCAACGCATCTTGACCGCGGACCTGGTCATGGTGGCAGCAGGGGCATGGACAGGAAGCTTTGTCGACCTTGACGGCCAGGCTGTCGCCACGGGCCAAGTCTTGGGGTACCTCAACATCACCGAAGAGGAGCAAGAGATCCTCGGCAAGATGCCCGtcatcctcaacctctccagtGGTCTCTTCATCAttccaccaaccaaccgGGTCCTCAAGGTAGCTCGCCATGCCTACGGTTATACCAACCCACGAACTGTACatttccctccccttcccgtcTCGCCAACTGCCACAAGCAACTGCCTCGTCTCGATCCCCCGGACATCGTTGCATGACCCCGACCTCGTCATCCCAGCAGAGGGGGAAGCCGACCTTCGCGCTGCTCTCCGAGAGATGACGCCGCTGCCTGGGTTGGTAGACCGTCCCTTCACCAAAACGAGACTATGCTGGTATTCTGATACCCGGACGGCCGACTTCCTCATCGACTACCATCCTCACTGGAAGAATCTCTTTGTCGCGACAGGAGACAGTGGCCACGCCTTCAAGTTCCTCCCCGTCATTGGCGATAAGATTGTGGACTGCATCCAGCGAAACTGTCCACCCGAGTTCAAGGAAAAGTGGGCttggaaggaaggggagggagccAACGCATTGTTTACAGAGGACGGCAGCAGAGGGGGAAAGCCTGGGCTGATTCTGGAAGAGGAGCTCCTCAAGGCTCTGTCTGTGTGA
- a CDS encoding hypothetical protein (EggNog:ENOG503NY6C), which yields MLNSRTRSRSPARSPSRRDGDRDRERRRERERCRERSRDRGDGHRSHHHPSRHHHSSPPTLPFHRAPLTKTSLHSQTQLFQSYLSTVKNLSFGSLSETEAKGRWKSFTGKWNRGELSEEWYNHPSLPPPSSKIHTPSFSPAPSIPELNPGTNKSDDDDGDDDDDDDDDEYIPPLPTQNQAQQHGRHGPAIPTRDDLTHRDELLETERGRSLDDHRYERKTFRKLHREQLDELVPKADPGSRERKLERKREVTEKLKGFGQDKEQGVEEVNEGDLMGGDDAIEELKRMKKLREERQNQRQSRREEEEMLRRQEREERVRVYKEREERVMEGLRGLVRERFGGS from the coding sequence ATGCTCAACTCGAGAACACGATCAAGATCACCTGCTCGCTCACCATCACGACGAGATGGTGACAGAGACAGGGAAAGGAGGCGTGAGAGGGAACGTTGCAGAGAGAGGAGCCGCGATCGGGGAGATGGACACcgctctcaccaccacccctcccgtCACCATCactcgtcaccaccaacattGCCCTTCCACCGCGCCCCATTAACCAAAACCTCACTGCACTCCCAGACCCAGCTCTTTCAATCCTACCTCTCCACCGTCAAGAATTTGTCTTTTGGCTCCCTCTCGGAAACGGAGGCAAAAGGCCGCTGGAAGAGTTTTACTGGAAAGTGGAACAGGGGGGAGTTGAGCGAGGAGTGGTATAACCACCCTTCtttaccaccaccatcatcaaagaTACAcaccccttccttctcccctgCCCCCTCAATCCCAGAACTGAACCCCGGCACCAACAAAtccgacgatgacgacggcgacgacgacgacgacgacgatgacgatgagtACATCCCTCCTTTACCAACCCAAAATCAAGCGCAGCAGCATGGTCGCCATGGCCCAGCAATCCCAACAAGAGATGACCTCACCCACCGCGACGAGCTGTTGGAGACGGAAAGGGGGCGCTCTCTTGATGACCACCGGTACGAGAGGAAAACTTTTAGGAAACTCCACAGAGAGCAGCTTGACGAGCTTGTTCCAAAGGCGGATCCGGGGTCGAGGGAACGgaagctggagaggaagagggaagtGACTGAGAAGCTGAAGGGGTTCGGGCAGGACAAGGAgcagggggtggaggaggtgaacgAAGGGGATctgatgggtggtgatgatgcgatcgaggagctcaagaggatgaagaagttgagagaggagaggcagAATCAGAGGCAGAGtcggagggaggaggaggagatgctgAGACgacaggagagggaggaacgGGTGAGGGTGTAtaaggaaagggaggagagggtgatggaggggctgagggggttggttagggagaggtttggggggagttGA
- a CDS encoding hypothetical protein (EggNog:ENOG503P7N9; COG:H) yields the protein MPIINGQKMACGPCIRGHRSTKCNHYNERVMVPVRKPGRPLSTCPCPPGKPCVCGGVRVAIPKKQKCHCPAGTVDSATSSEFDPSPVDTPISPASRTSSNRVTKSGSGSKSASRRQSLALANLERMDPNSINLIPSPNGNGMIGITAMVSPRDATFGHPMGMVSMGPRESFVPAPPPDFGGPMGYNMPPSMPPHMPPPHYPPHIQISQHIKTENGGFVPMLNGTFVSPVPIPAFVDGPHPQGMQAFNGPPPPPPPNPVLEPSAMSKPKGGSGGGGCCGGGNKAPPIQAPPPVPAPLPTPPQQQMPNTMPPPQSQNAPSGGGGSCCSSKPSQPPPMPQMSPNAMQAPPQPGFGPGFIPQYQTPIDIKMENMHHHQPFQFPGQTVFTYPAEYGSWQMPINPAIWQQVVSRPPTQQQHETSISAIAPNGNNGTVGGNSHECGCGEGCQCVGCLAHPFNSQMLQYVQNAYSPNSSHGNSRSADSSANASPSANPLNLASPVEIPSGPELPPSHQTQPQPPPRPNANESDGSSNAPTPPNEGSPALSNEEELTALDYYFVHLPISALCVGALDMCPCDESCECVGCLVHNTAGFPQGDGGFS from the exons ATGCCCATCATAAACGGGCAAAAAATGGCCTG CGGGCCATGCATTCGCGGCCATCGCTCTACGAAATGCAATCACTATAACGAGCGGGTGATGGTGCCGGTGAGGAAGCCTGGTCGCCCCTTGAGCACCTGCCCCTGCCCACCTGGGAAACCATGTGTATGCGGCGGCGTTAGAGTTGCCATTCCGAAGAAGCAAAAGTGCCATTGTCCAGCTGGGACTGTCGACAGTGCTACCAGCTCCGAGTTCGACCCTTCGCCAGTTGACACACCCATCTCACCAGCATCACGCACCTCTTCGAATCGAGTCACCAAGTCGGGTTCGGGGTCCAAGTCAGCCAGCCGAAGGCAATCGCTTGCGCTTGCGAacttggagaggatggatcCCAACTCCATCAACCTGATCCCGTCGCCCAATGGAAATGGAATGATTGGAATCACGGCCATGGTGAGCCCAAGGGACGCGACGTTTGGACATCCGATGGGGATGGTATCCATGGGGCCTCGGGAGTCTTTTGTgcctgcaccaccaccggatTTTGGTGGTCCAATGGGATACAACATGCCCCCAAGCATGCCGCCACACATGCCACCGCCTCACTATCCCCCGCATATTCAGATCTCGCAGCATATCAAGACGGAAAATGGCGGGTTCGTCCCGATGCTGAACGGGACTTTTGTCTCGCCAGTGCCCATTCCCGCCTTTGTCGATGGCCCTCACCCACAGGGAATGCAGGCGTTCAAcgggccgccgccgccaccacctcccaatccTGTTCTCGAACCATCGGCCATGTCCAAGCCGAAGGGAGGTTCGGGAGGCGGGggctgctgtggtggtggcaacAAGGCACCCCCCATTCAGGCGCCTCCTCCAGTGCCGGCTCCTCTTCCTAcccctcctcagcagcaaatGCCGAACACAATGCCACCACCCCAATCACAGAATGCCCCGTCAGGCGGAGGCGGCAGCTGTTGCAGCAGCAAACCTTCGCAGCCACCCCCCATGCCCCAGATGAGCCCCAACGCTATGCAGGCACCCCCTCAGCCGGGTTTTGGTCCGGGATTCATTCCCCAGTATCAGACTCCGATCGATATCAAGATGGAAAACAtgcaccaccatcagccaTTCCAGTTTCCCGGTCAGACTGTGTTCACCTATCCCGCCGAGTATGGCTCATGGCAGATGCCCATCAACCCAGCCATCTGGCAGCAAGTTGTCTCACGGCCGCCCACGCAGCAGCAACACGAGACGTCTATTTCTGCCATTGCTCCCAACGGCAACAACGGGACCGTGGGCGGGAACTCTCACGAGTGCGGCTGTGGTGAGGGCTGCCAGTGTGTTGGCTGCCTGGCTCATCCGTTCAACTCGCAAATGCTTCAGTATGTGCAGAACGCCTAcagccccaacagcagccacgGCAACAGCAGGAGCGCGGATTCCAGCGCCAATGCCAGTCCCAGCGCGAACCCTTTGAACCTGGCGAGTCCTGTGGAGATTCCCAGCGGGCCGGAGCTGCCGCCATCACACCAGACACAAccgcagccaccaccaaggcCGAACGCGAACGAGTCTGATGGCTCGTCGAACGCGCCCACTCCGCCGAACGAGGGATCGCCGGCTCTGTCgaacgaggaggagctgacGGCGCTGGATTACTATTTTGTCCACTTGCCCATTTCGGCTTTGTGCGTGGGGGCGTTGGACATGTGCCCTTGCGACGAGTCTTGCGAGTGTGTGGGGTGTTTGGTGCATAACACTGCGGGATTCCCTcagggggatggggggttcTCTTAG
- a CDS encoding hypothetical protein (COG:S; EggNog:ENOG503P2R4) — protein MTTNPPPAAAAAAAATAAFPFPKEHSFPPFFTPQINLSTRHAQLSKWSSLILAYCRHHKLYRISLSDATTSPASVIYPLFNNETINRRLEVSYMKEIIDFMKRQGRAEWYGGKEGDLVWVYWRTPEEWAGLLERWADETGNRGVVVTVYELAEGEGTRGSGEFLMMGSRKRSWLTA, from the coding sequence AtgaccaccaacccccccccagcagcagcagcagcagcagcagcaacagcagcattccccttcccaaaagagcactccttcccccccttcttcaccccccaAATCAACCTCTCGACCCGGCACGCCCAGCTCTCCAAGTGGTCTTCCCTCATCTTGGCCTATTGTCGACACCACAAGCTCTACcgcatctccctctccgaTGCGACCACTTCCCCTGCATCGGTTATCTAccccctcttcaacaacgaAACAATCAACCGGCGGCTGGAAGTCTCTTACATGAAGGAGATAATCGATTTTATGAAACGACAAGGGAGGGCGGAGTGGTATGGAGGTAAAGAAGGGGATCTGGTCTGGGTGTACTGGAGAACGCCGGAGGAGTgggcggggttgttggagcgGTGGGCTGACGAGACGGGGAataggggggtggtggtgactgtTTATGAGTtggctgagggggaggggacgagGGGGTCCGGTGAGTTTCTGATGATGGGTAGCAGAAAGAGGTCGTGGCTGACAGCGTGA